The following are encoded together in the Daucus carota subsp. sativus chromosome 5, DH1 v3.0, whole genome shotgun sequence genome:
- the LOC108222670 gene encoding CO(2)-response secreted protease: MARLSIFVVLLLVFISLANAASEDQSEEPGVYIVYMGGKGSSTPGTLRDDQAQIMNSFLKRDAVVQVYKHGFTGFAAHMSKDEADLIAQEPGVVSVSRDKMIKLSTTRSWSFLKLQHYLDNPIPETEFHRSKVHGAETIIGLVDSGIWPESRSFNDKGMGPIPKRWKGTCQETEDFRASSCNRKLIGARYFMSINKTSRDFAGHGSHTSSTAAGAPVPGVSYYGLAGGTAVGGSPKSRIAMYKACYLGGCDESAILAAMDTAIHDGVDILSLSIGKPAFITTDISKDLLAVGAFHAVEHGIMVVFAGGNSGPQLSSVSNYVPWMTTVAASTIDRHIYANVVLGTNQVIKGGGFQFSSLSASPIYPLIDGVSAKIRSHNITDRLARNCQPGSIDSSKVKGHIILCFNEIGDDPFDRIEDMINKGALGAIMVDDDFKIQSIDLLYENKTFPRTFISSKDGNAVLSYIKSNRNPTATIGRSATSIGFKPAPAVAYFSSRGPSFFTHNLLKPDITAPGVNIIAAWTRASTEFGIPGQAPPDYVVVSGTSMATPHIAAVAALIKSQHPTWDHSAIRSAIMTTAVQTCSDGSPILKFPGSQVATPYDFGAGHVNIGQVMDPGLVYETSMTDYYFFLCNYGYNLSTIKLIAKTIPEGFSCPKNANTALISNMNYPSIAIANFKKNTERKVTRTVKNVGDEDEAVYEVTVDAPEHLNVQVIPETLHFTQEYQKLSYDVKFSTKYSFDSDIFGWITWSNGKYRVRSPFALSLTERSIR; the protein is encoded by the exons ATGGCACGGCTTTCTATCTTTGTCGTTCTTTTACTAGTATTCATCTCGCTTGCAAATGCAGCTTCTGAAGATCAATCAGAAGAACCTGGAGTTTATATTGTTTACATGGGAGGCAAAGGCTCGTCGACTCCTGGTACTTTAAGAGATGATCAAGCCCAAATTATGAACTCATTCTTAAAAAG AGATGCGGTGGTACAGGTATACAAGCATGGCTTCACAGGATTTGCCGCTCATATGTCTAAAGACGAAGCAGATTTAATAGCTCAAGAACCAGGAGTTGTGTCTGTTTCTCGTGATAAAATGATAAAACTAAGTACAACAAGGTCGTGGTCTTTTCTCAAACTTCAACATTACCTGGATAATCCTATCCCGGAAACAGAGTTCCACAGGTCCAAGGTGCATGGAGCTGAAACTATCATAGGTTTGGTAGATTCAG GAATTTGGCCAGAATCTAGGAGCTTTAATGATAAAGGTATGGGCCCGATCCCTAAACGGTGGAAAGGAACTTGTCAGGAAACAGAAGATTTTCGCGCTTCTAGCTGCAACAG GAAATTAATTGGTGCAAGATATTTCATGTCAATCAATAAAACAAGTAGAGACTTTGCGGGGCATGGCAGCCACACTTCATCAACAGCTGCAGGAGCACCAGTGCCTGGAGTTTCATATTACGGCTTAGCTGGTGGAACAGCCGTTGGTGGTTCTCCAAAATCAAGAATTGCAATGTACAAAGCATGTTATTTAGGAGGCTGTGACGAATCAGCAATCCTAGCAGCGATGGATACAGCAATTCATGACGGAGTTGATATACTGTCCTTATCCATAGGCAAGCCAGCCTTTATAACAACTGATATATCAAAAGATTTGCTAGCAGTTGGTGCATTTCATGCGGTTGAGCATGGAATTATGGTTGTTTTTGCGGGTGGAAACTCGGGACCTCAGTTATCAAGTGTCTCAAATTATGTACCATGGATGACTACCGTTGCTGCTTCAACTATTGACAGACATATCTATGCTAATGTGGTGTTGGGTACTAATCAAGTTATCAAG GGTGGAGGCTTTCAGTTCTCTAGTTTAAGTGCCTCTCCGATATATCCACTAATAGACGGGGTCTCAGCCAAGATTCGATCTCATAACATCACCGACAGATTAGCAAG AAACTGTCAACCAGGTTCAATAGATTCAAGCAAGGTCAAAGGACATATAATTCTATGTTTCAACGAGATAGGCGACGACCCTTTTGATAGGATTGAGGATATGATAAATAAAGGTGCGCTTGGAGCGATTATGGTTGACGATGATTTCAAAATTCAAAGTATCGACCTTCTATATGAGAATAAAACGTTTCCTCGAACGTTTATCAGTTCCAAGGATGGGAATGCAGTTCTCtcttatataaaatcaaatag GAATCCAACTGCGACTATTGGAAGGTCTGCAACATCTATAGGCTTCAAGCCAGCACCTGCTGTTGCTTATTTCTCATCCAGAGGCCCGTCGTTTTTTACGCATAACCTTCTCAAG CCAGATATTACGGCACCAGGAGTGAATATTATAGCGGCATGGACTAGAGCAAGCACAGAATTTGGAATCCCAGGACAGGCTCCACCAGATTACGTCGTAGTCTCTGGAACCTCAATGGCAACCCCTCACATTGCTGCAGTAGCTGCCCTGATCAAGTCCCAACATCCCACTTGGGATCATTCAGCCATCAGATCTGCTATTATGACTACAG CTGTCCAAACGTGTAGCGATGGATCTCCAATCTTGAAATTTCCAGGATCACAAGTAGCTACACCATATGATTTTGGGGCAGGGCATGTGAACATAGGACAAGTCATGGATCCAGGGCTAGTTTACGAGACGTCTATGACTGATTACTATTTTTTCCTTTGCAATTATGGATATAATCTGTCAACAATCAAGCTTATTGCAAAGACTATTCCAGAGGGATTTTCTTGTCCGAAGAATGCAAATACAGCATTAATCTCCAACATGAATTATCCATCAATAGCCATCGcgaattttaagaaaaacacAGAGAGGAAAGTAACAAGAACTGTTAAAAATGTTGGTGATGAAGACGAGGCAGTATATGAAGTAACAGTTGATGCACCTGAACATCTCAATGTGCAAGTCATACCAGAGACTTTACATTTTACACAGGAGTATCAGAAGCTGAGTTATGATGTGAAATTTTCGACAAAATATTCATTCGACAGTGATATATTTGGTTGGATCACTTGGAGCAATGGCAAGTACAGAGTGCGTAGTCCTTTTGCTCTGAGCCTAACGGAAAGGTCCATTAGATGA